One region of Juglans regia cultivar Chandler chromosome 4, Walnut 2.0, whole genome shotgun sequence genomic DNA includes:
- the LOC108980655 gene encoding LOB domain-containing protein 4-like codes for MKESGRKQGAPSPCAACKLLRRRCAQDCVFAPYFPADEPQKFANVHKVFGASNVNKMLQELPVHQRGDAVSSMVYEANARVRDPVYGCVGAISSLQQQIDALQTQLALAQAEVVHLRVRQTASVSPHGLGHPGSPSSSGSPSSRLMRSQAKPIFDMDMVVDQTSLGESLWSC; via the exons ATGAAGGAGAGTGGCAGGAAACAAGGTGCCCCTTCACCATGCGCAGCCTGCAAACTTCTTAGGAGAAGGTGTGCTCAGGATTGTGTTTTCGCCCCTTATTTCCCAGCAGATGAGCCCCAGAAGTTTGCTAACGTCCACAAGGTTTTTGGTGCCAGCAATGTCAACAAAATGTTACAG gaaTTGCCGGTGCACCAGAGAGGAGATGCCGTTAGTAGCATGGTTTATGAAGCAAATGCTAGGGTGCGTGACCCTGTTTATGGTTGCGTTGGTGCCATATCCTCACTGCAGCAACAGATTGATGCGCTCCAGACCCAACTGGCTCTGGCTCAGGCTGAGGTGGTGCACCTCCGGGTGAGGCAGACTGCGTCAGTGTCCCCCCACGGTCTCGGCCACCCCGGTAGCCCAAGCAGTAGCGGCTCCCCTTCATCTAGGCTCATGCGTTCACAAGCCAAGCCCATTTTTGACATGGACATGGTGGTGGATCAGACTAGCTTGGGAGAATCATTGTGGTCATGCTAG
- the LOC109004736 gene encoding photosystem I reaction center subunit III, chloroplastic-like, translating to MSLTIPTNLSKPMLKPKLGSPLTSRSRSMILCSSASQNSNPEKTSSASTSLQAFSAALALSSIILSAPVPAAMADIAGLTPCKESKQFAKREKQQIKKLESSLKLYAPDSAPALAIKATIEKTKRRFDNYGKAGLLCGSDGLPHLIVSGDQRHWGEFITPGFLFLYIAGWIGWVGRSYLIAIRDDKKPTQKEIIIDVPLASRLAFRGFSWPIAAYREFVNGDLIAKDV from the coding sequence ATGTCTCTCACTATTCCCACCAATCTCTCCAAGCCCATGTTGAAGCCGAAGTTGGGGTCTCCATTGACCTCAAGATCGAGGTCTATGATACTCTGTAGCTCAGCCTCTCAAAACAGCAACCCGGAGAAAACTTCCAGCGCTTCCACGTCACTGCAGGCCTTCTCCGCCGCACTCGCGCTCTCCTCCATCATTCTCTCGGCCCCAGTCCCCGCAGCCATGGCCGACATCGCGGGCCTAACCCCATGTAAGGAGTCCAAGCAGTTCGCGAAACGGGAGAAGCAGCAGATCAAGAAGCTGGAGTCGTCGCTGAAGCTGTACGCGCCAGACAGCGCGCCGGCGCTGGCGATCAAGGCCACAATAGAGAAGACGAAGAGGAGGTTCGACAACTACGGGAAGGCGGGTTTGCTGTGTGGGTCGGACGGGCTTCCTCATTTGATAGTGAGCGGAGACCAGAGGCACTGGGGGGAGTTCATAACGCCGGGGTTTCTGTTCCTGTACATTGCGGGGTGGATCGGGTGGGTTGGCCGGAGCTACCTGATTGCAATAAGGGATGACAAAAAGCCGACGCAGAAGGAAATCATCATCGATGTGCCGTTGGCTTCGAGGTTGGCCTTCAGAGGCTTCAGCTGGCCTATAGCTGCCTACAGAGAATTCGTCAATGGCGATCTTATTGCCAAGGACGTCTAA